TTTTTTTCGTCTTCTTTTTCTGCCAATAGCTCATAGAGATGGGCATCGTAGTCCTGTACAATGCTTTCTCGCTGGGGGTGTTTCTTTAATTCCTTTTTTAATTGCTGTAAATAATGTTCTTTAGCTTCAAGATGGATCATGCTCCGTACCTCTCATCACCTTGTTTATTACTTGAACGAATTGCTCCCATTCAGATGTCTTTTCTTTTAGCATCTGTATGCCTTCTTCGATAATCCGGTAGTATTTTCGTGCCGGACCCTTTGCTTGTTCTTGCCAGTAGCACTCAATGTATTCCTGTTTTTCAAGCTTGTGAAGGGCAGGATAGAGAGTGCCTTCTTTCACCTGTAAGTGCTGGTCACTGCGTTTTTCCAGCTCTTTTACAAGCTCGTACCCATACATATCCCGCTCAGCCAGCAACTGAAGAACAATCAAGGAAGTACTGCCTTTTAAAAGTTCACGATTAAACATTTATTTTCACCTACCTAGAATTAAAAGGTATAGTAGCATCTTAGCATAAATAGGGAAAAATGTTCAAGTAAAGTTTGGAAAAACCATGCTATACTTAATTGGAGGGAATTCCCTTTTTTAAATGCAGTGCAAAGGAGGCCTCGTCATGATTATCAAGTGGATCAAACAAAGATAATTAAGGGTGCAGGCCAAATACTCCGTAGAGAGTTTATTGATCTGCGCCAAAAATACGGCGGTTGGATAATAAAAACACGGAGGTATTAAACATGAGAGAACAAATACTGAACATTAATAAAGTAGAGATATGTACAGAATGCTTTGGAAATCCAAAAGATCCTGCGATGCTGCTGATCATGGGAGCGATGTCTTCTTTAGACTGGTGGGATGAGGACTTCTGTCTCCGCCTCGCAGATTCAGGGCGGTTCGTTATCCGCTACGATCATCGGGATTTAGGAAGATCGACGGTTTATGAGCCGGGCACGTCAAACTATTCGATAACGGACTTAGCTGATGATGCAGCTGGTGTATTGGATGCTTATTCGATTGAGAAAGCCCATATTATCGGGATGTCGTTGGGCGGTATGATCGGCCAAATCCTTGCTTTGAGGTATCCGGAACGTGTTCTTACTTTAACAGCCATTGCTTCAAGCGTGTTTGGAACAGAGCAGGAGAAGCTGCCCCAATGGATCAGCGCGTTCTGGATTATCATACGAAAAGCGCTTCTGTGGACTGGTCAGATCGTGAATCGGTCATCGCTTATCTTGCGGATGGCTGGAAAACACTAGCCGGTTCGAAGCCATATGAGCAGGAGAGAATGTATAAACTGGGAGAACGGGAAGTGAACCGGGCGAAACAAATACCGAGCCGATTCAATCACGCCATGCTTCAGGGCGGAAAGGAATATTATGACAGGATGGATGAAATCAGTGTGCCAACGGTCATCATTCATGGCACAGAAGACCCTGCTCTGCCGTATGAGCACGGATTGGCCCTCGCAAAATCCATACCTCATGCAGAATTAGTAACTCTTGAAGGAACAGGTCATGAGATTCATAGTGAAGACTGGAATCAAATTATAGAATCAGTTATAGACTTGAGTTCGCGATAAAAGATTAAGAGAACAGAAGCAGCCGTTTCACGCAACGGCTGCTTTTTTGCGTTGAGCCTCATTTATTTTAAATTTACTGTTTAACCTCGAGAGGAAAACGGGAAATATCACACTAAATCATTGAATCGGGGGTAGAGAATGGCCATCACACTCAAACCAACGGAAAAAGCATTGTGCAGAAGCGAATATGATTCACTCGTCAGTGTAATCGTATGTGAACCCAAGTTTATGCATATCTCTGAAGTGATCAATGAAACACAGCGGCATTATGCAGATGAAAATATAAACAGGACATTAGCATCCAATCAGCATCAGAAATTTGTCCGGACCCTTCGATCTCATGGAGTTGAGGTGATTGAACTTCCCCCGCATCAGGAATTTCCTGAGCAGGTATTTACACGTGATATTGGCTTTACACTGGGGTCCACTATTTTTGTTTCTTCTATGGGAAGTAAAATCAGGCAAGGTGAGGAAGATATCTTAAAAGAATGGCTGGGAAACAAAAATGTCCGCCTTCAAGAGATTTCAAATGGAAAGATGGAGGGCGGAGACGTGCTGATTGATGGGGATACGATCTATATTGGTGTAAGCGGCCGGACAGCACAGTCGTCGATTAAGTCTTTGCGGGAAATGCTGCCAGACTACAATGTAGTCTCCATGCCGTTTAATCCAAAGTATCTGCATCTTGATTGTGTATTCAACATTCTCTCTTCGACGGAAGCACTCGTATTTCCGCAGGCATTCCGTAAAAAGGAACTGGACTTTTTAAGCAAAAGATATGATTTGATTGAAGTGAGCAAGGAAGAACAGTTCTCGTTAGGCACGAACGTACTCTCCATTGGGGATAAAAAAGTGTTCAGCCTGCCCGTGAATCCTAAGGTGAACAACAATCTTCGAAAAAGAGGATATGAAGTCATTGAAGTCGACTTATCTGAGATCATCAAATCAGGTGGTTCGTTCCGCTGCTGCACAATGCCCATCTTAAGAAAATAAGCAAGTCATATAGAAATGGAATGCCGCCTTTAAGGTGGCATTTTTTACAGGTGATCTTGCAGTTTCAACAAAAGGCTCTCAGGGTACTGTTTCATATAACTGCAATAGCTGAGTCAGTAATTTGAATCTAGTGGATGCAATGGAGGGATATGCTTGAAAACAGCGAATAAATATCTTCTTGAAAAAGAAGATATGACAAACCCGGAAATCGTTCCGGAATGGGTGATTCGAGAATATATAAACTTTCATGAGACAGTGACAGATCAAACGTTTCCTTGCTATTTCGGCATGAATGCGGAAAAGAAGGGCGAGCTGCGGTATGCCTATGTTTCAAAGGGAGATTGGTCAAACTTGCCTGGAGCCGTCGAAGAATTTATCCAGCTGTTTGATGCACCGAAACTCATTCGCCACGGATTATTTGTTTTTGTAGAGCCGGAAACAGAAGAGAAATCCATTCCTTACTACAGGGAATATTTCTGGAACCTGCTTCAATACATGCATGATCAGGATGAGAAAGATTGGCCTGAGGATAAGCCTACAGATCCGGATCATTATTTATGGAATTTTACCTTTGCAGGAGAGCCGTTCTTTGTGTTCGGAAATGCACCAGCCTACAAACAGAGAAAAACAAGAGACCTTGGCAACAGTCTTGTACTTGGGTTCCAGCCGCGAAGAATATTCGAGGGTCTTGAAGGAACATCGAAAGGCGGCATCATGTCACGGGATAAGGTTCGGGAACGGGTGGAAAAGTGGGATAATCTGCCGAAGCATCCGAACATCAGCCATTATGGCGACCCTGAGCACCGTGAGTGGAAGCAATACTTTATCGGTGATGATGTAAGACCAATTGAGGGCAAATGCCCCTTCCATTATAGAAAAAATTAAGTCCTCATTGCTGGTGCCAGGCACCCCATTTACACACTTGTGTAATTGAGGTGCCTGGCACCAATTTGCGTTATAATAGTAAAAGTTTAAAGGGGGAAATGCATGATGACGATTCAATGGGAACAGATGAGAGGTCAAAATTCAGCTAGGATGGATGAAGTGCTGGCACTGTACGACCGGTCATTTCCCCTGGAGGTAAGAGAACCTCATGATGTATTTTACAGCGGCTTCCAGTATGCACAGACCGCTGCGCCCAATCAATTCTGTTTGCTGATCGGCGTGGAAGGGGACCAGCTTTTATCATTTGCATCCGGGCACTATTTAGCAGAAGTGAATACAGGCTTTGTTGTTTATATCGCTGCAGACTCCAACCACCGAAACAGGGGTATGGGATCAAAAACACTTGCTAAAATGGAAGACGTCTTCAATGAAGCAGCCTTTTTAGCGGGGAAGAGCAAGGTGAGCGGCATTATTTTGGAAACAGAAAAGGAAGAAGAAGCTGCTACAACAATGGAAGAAATGGAATGCAGAAAACGAATGCAGTTTTTTGCAAAAAACCAATATCAACCCTGTCTTGGTATAGACTATGTGCAGCCTCCGCTTCATTCGGAAGGCCCCACAGTTCCTCTTAATCTGCTATTTAAGAATTTGGACGGTGAAAATGTCCATGATGAACATGTATGGGAGATTGTCCAGCAGATCTACTCTGAAAAGTATAGCGCGGTGAATAATATTGAAAACACGATTCTTGGGAATTGCCTGAAACAGATGGGCATCTAATAATTGTGTGTAAATATTTATATATTCATGGTCCATTTGACAAATAACGATAAGATGATAGTATTGTGTGATCTGTTTATATTCAGCTATGTTAATATATGGTAGGAGAAATAAATTATAAATTGACTTGCAGGCGGCAGCAGATCAAAAGCATTTTGCTGCCTTTTACTATGATTGAAACAATAACATGAAAGGTGAATTTTCATTCATGAGATTTTTAAGTTTTAAATTTCTGCTTTTATTATTTTGTACGGCTGTTTTAGCCGTAATGCTGCTGTATTACTTCACAAATATTAATATTCCTGGAAAACAACCCATTCTTAATGTCATTCATAATGTTAAAGATATGGCTTCCATCGAAAAAGAAAATAAAATCTTAAAATCAAAGCTCCAGGAACAGGAATCTCTTTCTGTACAAAAAGTGGAGCTCGAAAAAGAAAATAAAAACCTTCAAGCCGTTGTAGATAAAACTAAAGAAGTAAAACAATACGATCCCTTGCAAGCCAGCGTGATGTACAGAAATTCTGATCCATCCAGCTGGTATGAAACCGTTGTT
This genomic stretch from Fictibacillus marinisediminis harbors:
- a CDS encoding dimethylarginine dimethylaminohydrolase family protein, translating into MAITLKPTEKALCRSEYDSLVSVIVCEPKFMHISEVINETQRHYADENINRTLASNQHQKFVRTLRSHGVEVIELPPHQEFPEQVFTRDIGFTLGSTIFVSSMGSKIRQGEEDILKEWLGNKNVRLQEISNGKMEGGDVLIDGDTIYIGVSGRTAQSSIKSLREMLPDYNVVSMPFNPKYLHLDCVFNILSSTEALVFPQAFRKKELDFLSKRYDLIEVSKEEQFSLGTNVLSIGDKKVFSLPVNPKVNNNLRKRGYEVIEVDLSEIIKSGGSFRCCTMPILRK
- a CDS encoding GNAT family N-acetyltransferase — protein: MMTIQWEQMRGQNSARMDEVLALYDRSFPLEVREPHDVFYSGFQYAQTAAPNQFCLLIGVEGDQLLSFASGHYLAEVNTGFVVYIAADSNHRNRGMGSKTLAKMEDVFNEAAFLAGKSKVSGIILETEKEEEAATTMEEMECRKRMQFFAKNQYQPCLGIDYVQPPLHSEGPTVPLNLLFKNLDGENVHDEHVWEIVQQIYSEKYSAVNNIENTILGNCLKQMGI
- a CDS encoding YqcI/YcgG family protein, with product MKTANKYLLEKEDMTNPEIVPEWVIREYINFHETVTDQTFPCYFGMNAEKKGELRYAYVSKGDWSNLPGAVEEFIQLFDAPKLIRHGLFVFVEPETEEKSIPYYREYFWNLLQYMHDQDEKDWPEDKPTDPDHYLWNFTFAGEPFFVFGNAPAYKQRKTRDLGNSLVLGFQPRRIFEGLEGTSKGGIMSRDKVRERVEKWDNLPKHPNISHYGDPEHREWKQYFIGDDVRPIEGKCPFHYRKN
- a CDS encoding PadR family transcriptional regulator, with the translated sequence MFNRELLKGSTSLIVLQLLAERDMYGYELVKELEKRSDQHLQVKEGTLYPALHKLEKQEYIECYWQEQAKGPARKYYRIIEEGIQMLKEKTSEWEQFVQVINKVMRGTEHDPS